From a single Photobacterium gaetbulicola Gung47 genomic region:
- a CDS encoding hydroxydechloroatrazine ethylaminohydrolase (COG0402), whose protein sequence is METTWIKDPLAIFTATMKDDGAELSAQGGIVIQDNRILETLDRGERPSVPIDVTVDASQHVVTPGLINAHHHFYQTLTRAYPGALNKELFHWLKSLYPVWAGLDEEMMEVATELALVEMMMSGCTTASDHHYLLPHGLENAIDIQVDAACQLGIRAILTRGSMSLGEEQGGLPPQHTIQSEQAIIDDSLRLIREYHQADDGAMVQIALAPCSPFSVTTELMKETAQIARQHGLMLHTHLCETKDEEQFCLDRFGYRPVDYLEEVGWLHERTWLAHGIHFNDEEVRRLGQAQVGICHCPTSNMMLASGICRNKELETAGAKVGLGVDGSASNDGSNMIAEVRMAMYLQRLRYGSAGVSHFDALRWATAGSAAAMGRIDIGKIEAGMQADIAMFKLDDIRFSGSHDPLAALLLCGAQQADKVMVAGKWRVLDGRVQGVDLDDLLARHRTAAKRLAMKAR, encoded by the coding sequence ATGGAAACAACGTGGATTAAAGATCCTCTCGCAATTTTTACCGCCACCATGAAAGATGATGGTGCTGAGCTAAGCGCTCAGGGCGGCATCGTCATTCAAGATAACCGTATTCTCGAAACCCTTGACCGCGGCGAGCGGCCCTCAGTACCCATAGACGTCACCGTTGATGCCAGTCAGCATGTCGTCACCCCGGGGCTGATCAATGCCCACCATCACTTCTACCAGACCCTGACCCGGGCCTACCCCGGAGCACTCAATAAAGAGCTGTTCCACTGGCTTAAAAGCCTCTATCCGGTTTGGGCCGGGCTGGATGAAGAGATGATGGAAGTGGCGACTGAGCTGGCTTTGGTCGAGATGATGATGTCAGGTTGTACCACCGCCTCGGATCATCACTACCTATTGCCGCACGGATTGGAAAACGCCATCGATATCCAGGTTGATGCAGCGTGTCAACTTGGCATCCGGGCAATATTGACTCGTGGCTCGATGAGCCTTGGGGAAGAGCAAGGGGGACTGCCACCGCAGCACACGATACAGTCGGAACAGGCCATTATCGACGATAGCCTGCGCCTGATCCGTGAATATCACCAGGCGGATGACGGTGCCATGGTGCAGATCGCGCTGGCTCCTTGTTCACCTTTTTCCGTCACCACCGAGCTGATGAAGGAAACAGCCCAGATCGCCCGTCAGCATGGGTTGATGCTGCATACTCACCTCTGCGAAACCAAGGATGAGGAGCAGTTCTGCCTTGACCGTTTCGGCTACCGGCCGGTGGATTATCTCGAAGAGGTAGGCTGGCTCCACGAGCGGACTTGGCTGGCCCATGGTATTCACTTTAATGATGAGGAAGTGCGTCGGCTAGGACAGGCCCAGGTGGGGATCTGCCACTGCCCGACATCGAACATGATGCTGGCCTCGGGCATTTGCCGCAACAAAGAGCTGGAAACAGCCGGTGCCAAAGTCGGGCTAGGTGTCGATGGTTCAGCGTCCAATGATGGTTCCAACATGATCGCCGAAGTGCGTATGGCGATGTACCTGCAGCGTTTGCGCTATGGCTCTGCTGGGGTGTCCCACTTCGATGCCCTGCGCTGGGCAACAGCAGGTTCGGCGGCTGCGATGGGGCGCATTGATATCGGCAAGATTGAAGCGGGAATGCAGGCCGATATCGCGATGTTCAAGCTTGATGATATTCGCTTCTCTGGTAGCCATGATCCGTTAGCCGCCTTGTTGCTTTGTGGTGCCCAGCAGGCCGATAAGGTGATGGTTGCCGGCAAGTGGCGGGTGCTGGATGGCCGGGTACAAGGTGTCGATCTCGATGATCTGCTGGCACGCCATCGTACGGCGGCTAAACGCTTGGCTATGAAGGCCCGTTAA
- a CDS encoding putative xanthine dehydrogenase (COG4631) has product MSGMLYGVCRYTDIPAGKILGIDTSEADAIEGVVRIATFKDIPGDPTTGVIIRDYHPICNDQVRYSGDVVAVVAAESYEAACLAADKIKVDYQPLTPIGNVHDALADGARLIHPETGSNVVNRHHTEKGDAETALANADIVLEHTYQVGFQEHAYIEPESVTAYIDPTSRDLVITGSIQNPHRVRGFVASFMGIDQARVNVKRAVMGGSFGGKDDGIDHLSCRAALLASITDRPVKFSYTREQSIIESTKRHPYHMHYKVGVSKSGKIQGMKVDILADAGAYAACTPFVTWRSVVQAAGPYDIEHVRVDIKGVYTNNSMSGAMRGFGSPQIIFANESLMDEIAEACQLDPVQVRERNALRQGSRSITNQMFDNHNVSAIEVLDKAVQRSEFQAKREHYAELNAKPGHIKYGIGLALSYRGCSMGAEGVDTSSALVTVNSDGSVNVSTGVCENGQGLQTTMATIAAEVLGLPVTKVSFVEPPTSLIADGGPTVASRATVTGGNAVKDGAEQIKQRIFEVIKDQLCATSLDDTLWAHGEICNRYAPDKSISFSEAANATKWAGVNLAAYGWFDQPAIHWDEEKGTGSPYFTWVYGCQIVDLKVDTSTGKIDLLDITAVHDVGQVINQIGYEGQVAGGIAQGVGLGMLEDYNIEHGQVKSENLDSYLLPTIKDIPSLSIHAVENVDNGGPFGAKSIGEPAAELAAAAMTNAVAFATGTRHRQLPLSLEQVVLGYNLKKPARQSELLHASNEKKQTHRLNGFSVKTPESLTAALELLADSNAMPLAGGTDVIVQGRLQSEPRALVNIARLPELREIKRSQDGWHIGSGVCFNHLTEHPDIKHLYPLLAEACHTIGSHQIRNRATIGGNIVNAAPCADSVPPLVIYDAKVVLQSKTSSRELPISEFITGGYRTELQPGELLTKVILPLPAPNTGCIQKYRQLGRRNALNITRLSLSCLMERNDSGVITSCRLVDGALFSKPQRLKPVEQILLGHTLNSEIIENACQVLEAMIDKAIGGRWSAAYKQPVYLNMFRDLMNDIRYQQPHQPLQGEVQ; this is encoded by the coding sequence ATGTCCGGCATGCTGTATGGTGTGTGTCGCTATACCGATATTCCGGCGGGCAAAATCCTTGGCATAGACACATCTGAAGCTGACGCCATCGAAGGCGTAGTACGGATAGCCACTTTCAAAGATATCCCCGGAGACCCTACAACTGGGGTCATCATTCGAGATTACCACCCTATATGTAATGATCAGGTAAGATATAGCGGCGATGTTGTGGCCGTTGTTGCCGCCGAAAGCTACGAGGCCGCATGCCTGGCTGCCGATAAAATCAAAGTCGATTACCAGCCGCTTACCCCGATAGGCAATGTCCATGATGCCCTGGCCGACGGAGCACGCCTGATCCATCCGGAAACCGGCTCAAATGTGGTTAACCGCCACCATACCGAAAAAGGCGATGCCGAAACCGCCCTCGCCAATGCCGATATCGTACTTGAACACACGTATCAGGTCGGCTTCCAGGAACACGCCTATATTGAGCCGGAATCTGTCACTGCCTATATTGATCCCACCTCGCGTGACTTGGTGATCACCGGTTCGATCCAGAACCCCCACCGGGTGCGCGGCTTTGTTGCCAGTTTCATGGGCATCGACCAAGCCAGGGTCAATGTGAAGCGGGCGGTCATGGGCGGCTCGTTCGGGGGAAAAGATGACGGTATTGACCATCTTTCCTGCCGGGCTGCACTGCTCGCTTCTATCACCGACCGCCCAGTGAAGTTTTCCTACACCCGCGAGCAGTCAATTATCGAAAGCACCAAGCGCCACCCCTACCATATGCACTACAAGGTCGGGGTCAGCAAAAGCGGTAAAATCCAAGGCATGAAGGTCGATATTCTGGCCGATGCCGGCGCCTACGCGGCCTGTACCCCGTTCGTGACCTGGCGCTCCGTAGTCCAGGCTGCCGGCCCTTACGACATCGAGCATGTCCGGGTCGATATCAAAGGCGTTTACACCAACAACAGTATGTCCGGCGCGATGCGCGGGTTCGGCTCGCCGCAAATCATCTTTGCCAATGAATCCCTGATGGATGAAATCGCCGAGGCCTGCCAGCTCGACCCGGTACAGGTCCGGGAGCGCAATGCCCTGCGCCAGGGCAGCCGCAGTATTACCAACCAGATGTTTGATAACCATAATGTCTCGGCGATTGAAGTACTCGACAAGGCGGTTCAACGCAGTGAGTTCCAAGCCAAGCGCGAGCACTATGCCGAGTTAAATGCCAAGCCCGGCCATATTAAATACGGTATCGGCTTGGCACTGAGCTACCGCGGCTGCTCGATGGGGGCCGAAGGGGTCGATACCTCAAGTGCCTTGGTGACCGTCAACAGTGATGGCAGTGTCAATGTCTCGACCGGTGTCTGCGAAAACGGCCAGGGGCTGCAAACCACCATGGCAACCATTGCCGCCGAAGTACTTGGCTTACCGGTGACTAAAGTGAGCTTCGTCGAACCACCGACATCGCTGATTGCCGACGGCGGCCCAACCGTTGCGTCACGAGCTACCGTTACCGGTGGCAACGCAGTGAAAGACGGTGCCGAGCAAATCAAGCAGCGCATTTTCGAGGTGATCAAAGATCAGCTTTGTGCCACCAGCCTCGATGATACCCTGTGGGCCCATGGCGAAATCTGTAACCGCTACGCACCGGATAAGTCCATTAGCTTTTCGGAAGCCGCCAATGCCACCAAATGGGCCGGCGTTAACCTTGCTGCCTATGGGTGGTTCGACCAACCGGCCATTCACTGGGATGAAGAGAAAGGCACCGGCTCCCCCTATTTCACCTGGGTGTATGGCTGTCAAATCGTCGACCTGAAAGTCGATACCAGTACCGGTAAAATCGACCTGCTGGATATTACTGCGGTGCACGATGTCGGCCAGGTCATCAACCAAATTGGTTATGAAGGACAAGTCGCTGGCGGTATCGCACAAGGTGTTGGTCTTGGCATGCTGGAAGACTACAACATCGAGCACGGCCAGGTGAAGTCGGAAAACCTCGACAGCTACTTGCTGCCAACCATCAAGGATATTCCCTCGCTTTCTATCCACGCAGTGGAAAATGTCGACAACGGCGGGCCATTTGGTGCTAAGAGTATCGGCGAACCAGCCGCAGAACTCGCAGCAGCGGCAATGACCAATGCCGTGGCCTTTGCAACGGGCACTCGCCACCGCCAACTGCCGCTCAGTCTCGAACAAGTCGTACTGGGCTATAACCTTAAAAAGCCGGCCCGCCAGAGTGAGTTACTTCATGCTTCCAACGAGAAGAAACAAACCCACCGACTCAATGGCTTCTCGGTGAAAACCCCTGAGTCACTCACAGCTGCGCTCGAGCTGCTTGCTGACAGCAATGCCATGCCGCTGGCCGGCGGTACCGATGTGATAGTTCAGGGCCGGTTGCAAAGTGAACCCAGGGCCTTGGTCAATATTGCCCGCCTGCCTGAGCTGCGTGAAATCAAGCGCAGCCAGGATGGATGGCATATCGGCTCAGGAGTCTGTTTCAACCACCTCACCGAACACCCCGATATCAAGCACCTCTATCCCTTGCTTGCCGAGGCCTGTCATACCATTGGTTCACACCAGATCCGCAACCGGGCGACAATCGGCGGCAATATCGTCAACGCCGCACCATGCGCAGACTCCGTTCCGCCATTGGTGATCTATGACGCCAAGGTGGTGTTACAGAGCAAAACGAGTTCGAGAGAGCTGCCAATCAGCGAGTTCATTACCGGCGGCTACCGGACCGAGCTGCAACCGGGCGAATTGCTAACCAAGGTGATCCTGCCACTTCCGGCCCCCAACACTGGCTGCATCCAGAAATACCGCCAGCTCGGCAGGCGCAATGCGCTCAACATCACCCGCTTGAGCCTCAGTTGCCTGATGGAGCGCAACGACAGCGGTGTTATCACATCCTGCCGCTTGGTGGACGGCGCGCTATTTAGCAAACCACAACGGCTAAAACCGGTCGAACAAATTTTGCTCGGCCATACCCTAAACAGCGAGATCATCGAGAATGCTTGCCAAGTACTTGAAGCGATGATCGATAAGGCCATCGGTGGCCGTTGGTCAGCGGCCTACAAGCAGCCGGTCTACCTCAATATGTTCCGTGACCTCATGAACGATATTCGATATCAGCAACCCCATCAGCCACTACAAGGAGAAGTGCAATGA
- a CDS encoding putative 2Fe-2S iron-sulfur cluster binding domain-containing protein (COG2080) yields MSLLAENLIPLSLSVNGRPYQLSVTGNTRLLDLLRQDLGLTGTKEGCAVGECGACTVVMNSEAVCSCMILAAQCQESQIVTIEGLKDDPLAQQLQQSFIKRGGVQCGFCTPGVLMSSWALLKKYQRPSQQQVLDALEGNLCRCTGYQPILNAINAVIEDITP; encoded by the coding sequence ATGAGTCTGCTTGCTGAAAACCTGATCCCATTGTCACTCTCGGTTAACGGCCGTCCTTATCAGTTGTCTGTCACAGGCAACACCCGTTTGCTTGACTTGCTGCGGCAAGATCTCGGACTAACGGGGACCAAAGAAGGATGTGCCGTTGGCGAATGTGGCGCCTGCACGGTTGTGATGAATAGCGAGGCTGTGTGCTCGTGCATGATCTTGGCCGCCCAATGCCAAGAAAGCCAAATCGTGACCATCGAAGGGCTAAAGGACGATCCGCTAGCCCAACAATTGCAGCAATCCTTTATCAAGCGTGGTGGAGTGCAATGTGGCTTTTGTACTCCCGGCGTCCTGATGAGTTCCTGGGCCTTGCTGAAGAAGTATCAACGTCCAAGCCAACAGCAGGTCTTGGATGCCCTAGAGGGCAACCTATGCCGCTGTACAGGCTACCAACCCATCCTGAATGCCATCAATGCTGTCATTGAAGACATCACCCCGTAA
- a CDS encoding xanthine/uracil permease (COG2233) produces the protein MQLLYQVNDKPPKGVTFFLALQHMLASIGGIVAVPLIVGGAIGLPEPDVVTLISASLFVSGLATIVQCLGFGPVGIRLPVVMGSSFAFLGALIAIGQTGGMATILGAAFVGSFFVILASFYMDQIRKLFPNLVSGVVVTLIGLTILPVAMNWIGDAPAGDPSFASLPKVFLAAASLAVVIGVSVFCKGAIAASAIVIGLAAGYIMAIPLGMVDLTQLYEANWVAAPEPFKYGMAFSLPAIISMTLVYLVVVAEATGDFMALGSNCHVEVSGKDLKRGLLGDGLGSTFGAMFSAMPVASFSQNVGIVGISGVASRFVVALTGILLVAGGLFPKVAALAVTVPKPVLGGVGFVMFGMIAYAGIRMLLKAADSRRNALVVCVGLASGMAVTLEPNLLQHFPDSLKTVFHSGITTGTLATIVLNQLLPKSKKSTETEQITAKSILIKPDKRAARLVAAKARRAEQLAASK, from the coding sequence ATGCAGTTACTCTATCAAGTCAACGATAAGCCCCCCAAGGGGGTCACCTTTTTCCTTGCCCTCCAGCACATGCTGGCCTCCATCGGGGGCATTGTCGCTGTACCCTTGATTGTCGGCGGTGCCATTGGCCTACCCGAGCCGGATGTCGTCACGCTGATCAGTGCCTCCTTGTTTGTTTCCGGTCTTGCCACCATCGTCCAGTGCCTCGGGTTTGGCCCGGTTGGGATCAGACTGCCCGTGGTGATGGGTTCCAGTTTTGCCTTTCTCGGTGCCTTGATCGCCATTGGCCAAACAGGCGGCATGGCAACCATTCTCGGCGCGGCCTTTGTCGGCTCGTTCTTTGTCATCCTCGCCAGCTTCTACATGGATCAAATCCGTAAGCTCTTCCCCAACCTTGTCAGCGGCGTGGTGGTCACCCTGATCGGCCTGACAATCCTACCTGTCGCAATGAACTGGATCGGTGATGCCCCAGCCGGCGATCCCAGCTTCGCCTCATTGCCCAAGGTGTTCCTGGCCGCTGCTTCCCTCGCCGTGGTGATTGGGGTCTCGGTCTTCTGCAAAGGCGCAATTGCAGCCTCGGCGATCGTGATCGGGCTTGCTGCCGGATACATCATGGCAATTCCACTCGGTATGGTTGATCTTACCCAGCTCTACGAGGCCAACTGGGTTGCCGCACCAGAGCCTTTCAAGTACGGCATGGCCTTCTCGCTCCCGGCCATTATCAGCATGACCCTGGTTTATCTGGTAGTAGTTGCCGAGGCGACGGGGGATTTCATGGCGCTGGGCAGTAACTGCCATGTCGAGGTTTCCGGTAAAGATCTCAAACGGGGCTTGCTGGGTGATGGCCTTGGCAGCACCTTCGGTGCGATGTTCTCGGCCATGCCGGTGGCGAGCTTTAGCCAGAATGTCGGGATCGTGGGGATCAGCGGGGTTGCCAGCCGCTTTGTGGTTGCCCTGACCGGTATATTGCTAGTCGCAGGCGGCCTATTTCCCAAAGTGGCGGCCTTGGCGGTCACCGTGCCCAAACCCGTGCTGGGAGGGGTCGGCTTTGTCATGTTCGGTATGATCGCCTACGCCGGGATCAGGATGCTGCTCAAAGCTGCCGACTCTCGCCGAAACGCCTTGGTGGTCTGTGTTGGTCTGGCATCGGGGATGGCCGTTACCCTAGAGCCCAACTTACTCCAGCACTTCCCGGACTCCCTGAAGACCGTTTTCCATTCCGGGATAACAACTGGAACCTTGGCGACTATCGTGCTTAACCAACTCTTACCGAAGAGCAAGAAGAGTACTGAAACCGAGCAGATTACCGCCAAGAGTATCCTGATCAAACCCGATAAGCGTGCAGCACGGCTTGTCGCGGCAAAAGCCCGCCGTGCCGAGCAACTTGCAGCATCGAAATAG
- a CDS encoding hypothetical protein (COG4461): protein MNNFWWGKRISILGAIFLLAGNSLASEPAFDCSKAEGEVETLICQVAELAVLDQKMQQVFDKAMVQLPAEEVKRQKEMQRGWIKGRNECWKANDVRDCTEFAYTSRIVELQVISGQLEVPPIVSLDCGDNSQPFTAVFYNQTEPASLVLTRGDDQVIALAQPMASGIKYLGQNVEYSEHQGEIAISWFDNTFECQVRQ, encoded by the coding sequence GTGAATAATTTCTGGTGGGGTAAACGTATTTCGATATTGGGCGCCATTTTTTTACTGGCTGGTAACAGTCTGGCCAGTGAGCCGGCTTTTGATTGCTCGAAAGCCGAGGGAGAGGTGGAAACTTTGATATGCCAGGTTGCAGAGTTGGCGGTTCTCGATCAGAAAATGCAGCAAGTTTTCGATAAAGCAATGGTTCAACTGCCCGCCGAGGAGGTGAAACGGCAAAAGGAGATGCAGCGAGGGTGGATTAAAGGGCGCAACGAGTGTTGGAAAGCCAATGATGTTCGTGATTGTACCGAGTTTGCCTACACCAGCCGAATTGTCGAGTTGCAAGTAATCAGTGGGCAGCTGGAGGTGCCGCCAATCGTGTCTCTTGACTGTGGTGATAACAGCCAGCCGTTTACTGCGGTTTTTTACAACCAGACCGAACCGGCAAGTTTGGTGTTGACGCGAGGCGATGACCAGGTGATCGCGCTGGCTCAGCCAATGGCAAGCGGCATCAAATATTTGGGGCAGAATGTGGAATACAGTGAGCATCAGGGAGAGATAGCCATCAGCTGGTTTGATAACACTTTTGAGTGCCAAGTAAGGCAATAA
- a CDS encoding putative cytochrome B561 (COG3038), which translates to MDKTHFNPASIFLHWLTFCVLVAIYVSIEVAINFERGSATRDIFSQLHFYLGITLLVITLFRLLMRALSHKPAISPEPTPLQNKISGLVHICIYALMLLVPIAGLALLNSAGKTLSIMGMELPPLIDTNRALTATLRERHAQLGGGLLALITAHSAAALFHHYVIKDNTIIRMLPHAKKHIGPAKG; encoded by the coding sequence ATGGATAAAACACACTTTAATCCTGCCAGTATATTTCTCCACTGGCTGACATTCTGCGTACTCGTCGCCATTTATGTCTCAATAGAAGTTGCCATTAACTTTGAACGAGGCTCGGCAACCCGTGATATTTTCAGCCAGTTGCATTTTTATCTCGGCATCACGCTGCTGGTGATCACCCTTTTCCGCCTATTGATGAGAGCACTAAGCCACAAGCCCGCAATTAGCCCTGAGCCGACACCGCTCCAAAACAAAATAAGTGGGCTCGTTCACATCTGTATCTATGCGCTGATGCTGCTGGTTCCCATTGCTGGTCTGGCTTTGCTCAATAGTGCGGGCAAGACGCTGAGCATCATGGGAATGGAACTTCCCCCCCTTATCGACACCAACCGCGCACTCACCGCAACCCTACGCGAGCGCCATGCCCAGCTAGGAGGCGGTTTGCTGGCATTAATCACGGCTCACAGTGCTGCCGCCCTGTTTCACCACTATGTCATCAAAGACAACACCATTATCCGCATGCTGCCGCACGCAAAAAAACATATCGGCCCAGCCAAAGGCTGA